A single region of the Larus michahellis chromosome W, bLarMic1.1, whole genome shotgun sequence genome encodes:
- the LOC141735566 gene encoding uncharacterized protein LOC141735566, whose protein sequence is MIRYWDSSPSRKGKSKEKLVYYCMEVWGRKQIRKDLYWPIHGSLEDWICQQLNIYVNNKRPFNKEESEYAFLWILGTAQAANLFPLKEKKNDRKKRWDVDEPPASPPPYVPPPQGPEQDLPPAAPTEPGEEAPPSNRRITRSQTRERREENLLYPLRETAMGGPQPGVGFVSVPLSSGDVREFKKEMGHLLEDPLGVAERFDQFLGPNIYTWDEMESILKILFTNEERGMIRTAGMRHWDQRHQHGPAGDVKWPLQRPNWDNRDPAHRNNMIDLQDMIIQGIRDSVPRGQNINKAFNEQQKKDETPTEWLERLRKSLQLYSGLDPDSQVGQALLKTQFVAKSWTDIRKKLEKVEDWQERGLDELLREAQKVYVRREEENQKKQARILMAAVREG, encoded by the coding sequence atgattcgatattgggatagttccccttctcgaaaagggaagtccaaggagaaattggtctattattgtatggaggtatggggaagaaaacagataagaaaagatttatattggccaattcatggatccttagaggattggatatgccaacaattaaacatatatgttaacaacaaacgaccatttaataaggaggagagtgaatacgcctttttatggatcctgggcacggctcaggccgctaatttgtttccattaaaagaaaagaaaaatgatagaaagaaaaggtgggatgtagacgaacctccagcgtctcccccaccctatgtcccccctccgcaaggtcctgagcaagatctccctccagcagcccccacagaacctggggaagaggctcctccttctaatcgaagaataactagaagtcaaactagagaaaggagggaggaaaacttgttgtatcccttaagggagactgctatggggggaccacaacccggagttggatttgtatctgtacccctcagctccggggatgtgagggaatttaagaaagaaatgggacacttgttagaggacccattaggggtagcagaacgttttgatcaattcctcgggcctaacatttatacttgggacgagatggagtctattttaaagatcttgttcacaaacgaagaacgaggaatgatcagaacggcaggcatgaggcattgggatcagaggcatcagcatggtcccgccggagatgtaaaatggcccttacagcggcccaattgggacaatcgagaccccgcacatagaaataacatgattgatctccaggatatgataattcaggggattagagattctgtacccagagggcaaaatattaataaggcctttaatgaacaacaaaagaaagatgaaacccccaccgaatggctggaaagattgagaaaaagtttacagctatattctgggttagaccccgatagccaagtgggtcaagccctgctgaaaactcaatttgtagctaaatcttggacagatataaggaaaaagttagagaaagtagaagactggcaggaaagggggttagatgaattattacgagaagctcagaaggtgtatgtgagaagggaggaagaaaatcagaagaaacaagccagaatcctgatggcagctgtaagggaaggataa